The sequence below is a genomic window from Setaria italica strain Yugu1 chromosome IV, Setaria_italica_v2.0, whole genome shotgun sequence.
CCTGAAGTTCTTGTTTCTGCCAGCATTGCCACTTCATGACGATATACAAAGCAAATGACTCCAGCAAGTACTGCATACATATGTAGAGCCACACAGTGAAGTAATGCTAGAAAATTAGATTTCGATAGCTCACATCCTACCTGTGTGTCGATTCAGTACATAGAACATCACCCTAGTGCATGCCGTAAGACCCATCAGCTAAAAGGAACATCTGCACTACAGATTCCATTGTCGGCCTTTTGCTTCTTTCTTCATCCAAGCATGAAACAACCACTCTTTTTGGTTCAATCCTTTTGCCCCCCTTTTTGCTGCAATATAAGCTTGCCATTTGCTGGTTGTAGTATGGAACTTGCCATTTATCATGTAAAGGAACCTTTGTACTCATGTTTGTTATTTTTCCCCTTTCATTGGACGAGACTTTGGAGGCAATGGATGCTTTGTTGTTATGTATGTGCTGCTAGCGTCAGATATGGATGCTTTGTTACCTATGTGTTGTTCTGTAAGCGTCAGTCCAGAGCAGCACCATGGATTCTTGTAAATACTATTATGTATATGCTACAATAGTAGTGTAGGGTCCGTTACCATTGTTTCTGCCAGCCAAACACAGGTAAGGAAGTTATTATTGTTACAGCAGGCTACCAAACTAAATCTGGGAATGATTACTCTGCAACAGATAGCGGGGTAGTTGATAACATTACCGTTACCACCTCATTGGCCGAACCAAACGCCACCTTTATTTATTCTGTTACCACCACTGATTATGGAATGCTTCTCTAGCAGAGGGGAAGCCTCGCCACAATGGAAGGACCATCGATGCCATCTCAAGCTATCCCAGTTTCAGAAGATGCTTATTGCAACAGCACACCTGTTCCACTGGATGCTGCTGGCAGCAGCTCACCGGCTGTCACCAAACTCCGGAAGCTGCTGTTCCGGAGGATGCTGATCGGCGTGAATGATGGCCGCTACTTCCTTGGGCTGTTCCACTGCATCGACAAGCAAGGGAACATAATCCTCCAGGATGCAGTGGAGTACCGCAGTGCCCGCCATTCTTCACCTCCTACAGAGCAGCGCTGCCTGGGAATCATCCTGATCCCGGCCACTTGCCGCTCGTCTTGCCAGGTTGATTGTTCGATTGAAGAGAAGATGTCACTCTTGTGTTTGGAGTGAATGGTGCTTCTGATGATGTTGTGGTTTCCAAGCCACTGAGCATAGATGAACACTTGTACAACATTCTTGGTCTTTCTGAGACTTAATTTGCAACCAATTCTGTAATCTGAGAGGTCTTGCATGCTTTTGCTGTATTAACTGACATCTGAAGAAAATTGGTGTTCATATTTTCTCAAGAATTGTTTATTTGAAACATTTAATTGGTCATTTGGGAGTTTCTAGGTATTGGATGATCAGATGCAGCTGGGAAGTACTTCATACATGAACATCTCTACTATGGCAGTGAGTTAATTTCCACATAATCTTTAGTTTCAGAGTTACAACTATCATTAAAAAAACAGGAGTTAACAAGAGAGCATGCCAACAGAAATTACAAATTTATGTGCTAGTGAAGTCTGGGCATGCAAGAGTAGAAGCAAAGAGCCTCTGCCAGGGAATTTAGCTTGATATTTtcttgaaaagaaaagagaagggaaGAAAATCTGCAGCACATCGATTGCATTCAAACTACCAAAGTTTAATTACAGCATCATTAATGGATAACCCTCGGTCAGGGTGCAACCTCACTGATACAAGATGTAAATAGCAGTGTATCATGGTATGTATGATCTATGACAGTTGATTGCTGAAAAATCATAACTCTAACGTCATGTTCGTGTCTCAGATTTGCTTAAATAAATATAGTAGTACATATGAAGCAAATCAATGGCTGCTAGCAAAATTTAGTTTACACTGAACTTTGACACTATCCAAGTATGCGCACTCCCAAGCGAAAGCCATCAATTAATTGACACATTCTCCATTGATCGATTTTAGAGAAGGAATAAGCGTCATGATAAGAGTTCTGAAGTTCTCCTTGCTAGCAACTGCATTTCCTTTGATATCAAGCTGTGCCAACTTCAGAGATTTGAAGAACAGTATGGCATCCCAGTATTCCTCCACGTTGATATTTTTCTTCTGGCATTCTTCAAAGGCTTCACATGCTTCGATCTTGTGTGAGAAAGGAGATGAGCAGATATAACGTGTTGTGTCGATTGAGTGAGCTCCAATCTCGTTGAATGATAAATCCAGTACTTTCAAAAACATTATCTTCGTAAGGGGTTCAAGTGCTGTGAAATTACTGATATGGTTGTTGCTGATGTTCAAGGACACAAGCTGCTGCAAAGCCTCCAAACCTTattaaaagataaaaaaaaagttagcatCTTTAAGCCATTGTTCCTCAAGTATTATCAagcactccctccgtcccaaattacaattcattttggcttttctagatacattaattttgctatgtatctagacatagtatatatctaggtgcatatcaaaagctatatacctacaaaagccaaaacgaatagtaatttgggacggagggagtattagcgAATGACTAGGCAAATTATCTCAGCAAAGTAGTTTAATATGATTATAATATGATTATCAGTTCTGCAATTGCATTTGAGAAGCTAATTTGCATGCCCTGTCACACTGATAAATATCGTAATGCTTCTCGTTTCCTTTTGAATTAAGTTAGGTTGGTTAAATGCTAACCTTCAATTGATCTAAGACTGTTATGGCTTAGGTCCAGCACTTGAACCCACATCAGGCGTTCCACAAATCCAACACATGTTAACGACAATCTGCAAAGTTGCACATGATTCAGCGGAACTGAATTTTGAACTTGAACTGAACAGTGCTTCATGAAAGTCTCCATGTCACATGTTAACTGCATGCAAAAGTTAAGTTAGACAACAGCACATTATCCCTTAGCAAAGTTGCTTCAACATCTTCAAAAAAAAGTTGCTTCAAACATTCTCTATACTACCTTGTCCATTAGGACTAAGCTCCGCTCATCCTCATAGTACTGTTTATGAGATGGATCCAAGTGAATCAAGTCACTGAAGTGCGCCAGTGCCTCTTCACAGTATTTCTTCCTTTCAATGGGAGATCTCCCACGGGACTTTATAGCAGCACAAGCAAGCAATAGCCGGGCTAATGTCAAGTTCACAAACTTGCTGGAAAAGAGAGAGTCTTATGAGAATGGAGGTTAAATTCATGAAAAAAAGAGCTTCAGAATGAATTTAGAGCCTAACCATTTATCATCAGGTAGTTCTCTGAAAAGGTCTATTTCCTCAGTTAGTCTTTCAAAATGCCAATTTGAATCCTCAACCAAGGCACTAGTGATCTTTAGCGGATCAAAAGGGATAGCTTTGCAGTTTCCATGAGACTCTAATGATTCTGAACAATTCCAGGCAACTGGCTTATCAAACAGATCTATACCCTGGGCATCGTCGCTTATCAATTCAATAGTAAATGTAAAATGCACAGGACAATTGTAGTTAGAGCCACTTCTAGACACAATGCCATCTGAGGAGGGTATGCTCACTTCAACGGAATATTGCTGCGAACTGCTACATTCATTTGTAATCTGAAGATATGTGGTCCAACAGTTAGAATACCCAGAATCTGTCACTGAAAGGGCCCTCCAGTGAACATCCTTACCAAAGTCCAAATCAGATTTTAACTTCACACTTGATTGATTTAATCCTTTGACAGGCTCATTAAAATAGAGAACGATGGGTACAGTCTTTTCCTTCAGTGAGTGACACCAAATGGATGACAGTGTGTTCTGCTCAACATTTTCCTTGACAAAAGAGGAACTGAGCTTTGCACCATCACAAGGCCATGAAGCAATCAGCTGTGGGTTATCTGGAGAAGATGTTTGAGCTAAAAGCCAGAGGTGATAGAACCATCCACTTTGGTCGCTTGGATCTGTGAAAAGAGCTTGAGTGACAAGTTCAAACTCCTCGGAAAAAATCTTCTGCTTTGATTCGAAACCTTTGCTTTGTTGGATTAGTAGGTTGGACAGAAGTATACTGGAAAAAGGTGGACAAGAACAACATTGTAGCAAACATATAATTAGAAACAAATAAGACCAAGGTAACACAAAGCAATCAAATGTCACAGGGAAGGGTCTCAATTACATTAAGAATTATAAGAGTTTAAGCTCATCCGTTTCCATTTGCTGTTTCACATGATATGCATCAGATTGCTATATAGTGTCGGTTCAGTTGCTCAGTAACTTGTGCACAGTCTACTACAGCCAAAATAAGCCTAACCTGGAAGAGCATAAATTTTTCACTCAATTGGATG
It includes:
- the LOC101764875 gene encoding N-alpha-acetyltransferase 38-A, NatC auxiliary subunit; amino-acid sequence: MEGPSMPSQAIPVSEDAYCNSTPVPLDAAGSSSPAVTKLRKLLFRRMLIGVNDGRYFLGLFHCIDKQGNIILQDAVEYRSARHSSPPTEQRCLGIILIPATCRSSCQVDCSIEEKMSLLCLE
- the LOC101764467 gene encoding geranylgeranyl transferase type-2 subunit alpha 1 isoform X2, giving the protein MILKCGILKVEVALRQNPKSYGAWYHRKWLLNQKLAPVDSKREFGLLNKLLKVDARNFHGWNYRRFLARFMGVPDEEELKYTMDKISDNFSNYSAWHNRSILLSNLLIQQSKGFESKQKIFSEEFELVTQALFTDPSDQSGWFYHLWLLAQTSSPDNPQLIASWPCDGAKLSSSFVKENVEQNTLSSIWCHSLKEKTVPIVLYFNEPVKGLNQSSVKLKSDLDFGKDVHWRALSVTDSGYSNCWTTYLQITNECSSSQQYSVEVSIPSSDGIVSRSGSNYNCPVHFTFTIELISDDAQGIDLFDKPVAWNCSESLESHGNCKAIPFDPLKITSALVEDSNWHFERLTEEIDLFRELPDDKCKFVNLTLARLLLACAAIKSRGRSPIERKKYCEEALAHFSDLIHLDPSHKQYYEDERSLVLMDKLTCDMETFMKHCSVQVQNSVPLNHVQLCRLSLTCVGFVERLMWVQVLDLSHNSLRSIEGLEALQQLVSLNISNNHISNFTALEPLTKIMFLKVLDLSFNEIGAHSIDTTRYICSSPFSHKIEACEAFEECQKKNINVEEYWDAILFFKSLKLAQLDIKGNAVASKENFRTLIMTLIPSLKSINGECVN
- the LOC101764467 gene encoding geranylgeranyl transferase type-2 subunit alpha 1 isoform X1, which produces MHGRPRRPAKPEDEKAASAKAAKLRDLQAQVLQNHHSRTYTKEAIGLSFKLLEINPEAYTAWNYRKLAFQHNIKELSDPEAIRSAVDDELRVVEVALRQNPKSYGAWYHRKWLLNQKLAPVDSKREFGLLNKLLKVDARNFHGWNYRRFLARFMGVPDEEELKYTMDKISDNFSNYSAWHNRSILLSNLLIQQSKGFESKQKIFSEEFELVTQALFTDPSDQSGWFYHLWLLAQTSSPDNPQLIASWPCDGAKLSSSFVKENVEQNTLSSIWCHSLKEKTVPIVLYFNEPVKGLNQSSVKLKSDLDFGKDVHWRALSVTDSGYSNCWTTYLQITNECSSSQQYSVEVSIPSSDGIVSRSGSNYNCPVHFTFTIELISDDAQGIDLFDKPVAWNCSESLESHGNCKAIPFDPLKITSALVEDSNWHFERLTEEIDLFRELPDDKCKFVNLTLARLLLACAAIKSRGRSPIERKKYCEEALAHFSDLIHLDPSHKQYYEDERSLVLMDKLTCDMETFMKHCSVQVQNSVPLNHVQLCRLSLTCVGFVERLMWVQVLDLSHNSLRSIEGLEALQQLVSLNISNNHISNFTALEPLTKIMFLKVLDLSFNEIGAHSIDTTRYICSSPFSHKIEACEAFEECQKKNINVEEYWDAILFFKSLKLAQLDIKGNAVASKENFRTLIMTLIPSLKSINGECVN